In the Kiritimatiellia bacterium genome, TCAGACCGGGCGGGGTTCATCAGAATAACACGCCAAAGAATCGCTCAACTTTCAATTAGGCCGCCAAAAGCGGCAACTGTTATTTTTCGCATGTAGGGGGCGTGCTTGTCGCGCCCCTTCAGAGGGCTTCGACGAGCGAAGCCTCTACAAAAAATAGACAACATTGAAATTCCTATACGTTCATTAGGCCGCCAAAAGCGGCAACTGTATTTGATAGACGTAGGAGCCGCATCCCCATGCGGCGATTCCAAACACCAGATGCATCGCCGAACAGGGGTTCGGCTCCTACCCACGATTTTGCGCTCTTTTGCGGCAACGTTGAAATTCCTATACATTAAAATAATTCTTCTTTCCTCTGTGCCTCCGGCGAAGCGGGCGGCGAAATATTTTTTTCTTATTTTTTCCAGATTTCCGCCGTCCTGTCAACAATTGATTGCAGCCATTCGGTCGCATCCTGCCTGCTTGCGGAACTAATCGCGGCAATTGTTTCAAGATATGAACTTTTTTGCCCGGCGGTTATTTCTTCCAGCAGATGATCTCTTTTGGCCGGGTCGCCCTCAACCCCGGCAATTTGCAGCAAATTATCCTTCATTTCCGGCCATTGTCCGCAAAGTTTTTTCTGCTGCTGCAGATAAGAAGCCGCGCCGCCGCCGGATTTTTCGTTCAATTCAATGGAGCGCGGCATTTTCCCGGCCAATTCATCCAAACGGCCAATTCTTTCCCGTATAATCAAGTCCAGTTTTTCCAGCGCCCCCGCCAGACAGGCCGCCTGGAATGAATCCCGCCCCATAAATGTCGAACGGACATGGCGATACCACGCCTTCAGGGCATAAATATTACCGATATAAATCAGATTGTTCCTTACGATTCTGTCAATGGTGCGGTATGCGCCGGCTATGAACCGGCCGCCGGCAGGTTTCGGTTGTTCCCCGCGGACGACAAGGCCGGCGGCGGAAACATCTCCGCGAATTATCATTCCGGCCGGGGCAATGGCTCCGAAAGCCACCCGGGCCGGGCCGGCCAGACCGCCCTGGCCGCCCAGGAAAACCGGCGGCTGGTCAAGGAGCACGCCGCGGGGAACATCGCCGATCAGGGAAGGAGTGGCCTTGTCCTGATGGGGCGTGAAGTTAAAATGAACATACGCGGAACCGACCTCGCTGTGATTTTTGCGGCCGGTCCCTCCCGCCGTCAGGCAATCGCAGAAATTTACCAGACTGCCGAGCGTAACATAGGGAAACAGCAGGGTTTGTTTCAATCCGACCGCATGAGCCCCGCTTGCGAATTCTTCCAGAAGAGCGCCGGGGCGCACACGCGCGCAGTTTCCCATGCTGCTATCGTTCAGAAAAACGGATCCGGAGAAATATCCGCCCGCCAGTTTTACCCTTTCCCCAAGCTGGCAGTTTTCAATTGTAACCGGCCCCTCCGCGCCCAACTCGCACCCCGGGCCGATGGAAGTCTGCGCGCCATAAATGCGGCAGAAGGGATGGATGAGAGTTTTCGGCGCAATTCTTTCGGGAACAACCGCAGGATCAATGAATACCGAAGAAGGATCGGGGATCACGCCCCCCGTTTGCAACAAAACACGA is a window encoding:
- a CDS encoding UDP-N-acetylglucosamine pyrophosphorylase, yielding MKTSGRPVRVLLQTGGVIPDPSSVFIDPAVVPERIAPKTLIHPFCRIYGAQTSIGPGCELGAEGPVTIENCQLGERVKLAGGYFSGSVFLNDSSMGNCARVRPGALLEEFASGAHAVGLKQTLLFPYVTLGSLVNFCDCLTAGGTGRKNHSEVGSAYVHFNFTPHQDKATPSLIGDVPRGVLLDQPPVFLGGQGGLAGPARVAFGAIAPAGMIIRGDVSAAGLVVRGEQPKPAGGRFIAGAYRTIDRIVRNNLIYIGNIYALKAWYRHVRSTFMGRDSFQAACLAGALEKLDLIIRERIGRLDELAGKMPRSIELNEKSGGGAASYLQQQKKLCGQWPEMKDNLLQIAGVEGDPAKRDHLLEEITAGQKSSYLETIAAISSASRQDATEWLQSIVDRTAEIWKK